In Sphaerisporangium krabiense, the DNA window GGCAGTGCTGGCCGCGACCGGCCGGAGAGCCGCAGCGCGGCCAGCGGCTGCCCGACGCGCGGCAGGCCGCCGTAGGCGGGCTACCCTTGACAGACGTACACAGACGTACAGATAAGTTACTTTCTGATCTTGATCAGGTGCCTTGGTCGTCGGCCTGCCCGAATGGGGCGGCACGGGCCCAGGTGTGGTCGATGCTGGTGAGGTAGGTCGTTGCGGTGCTGGTGTCGTCGCTGGCTTGGATGTGCATGACGGGGGCTTGGGCGGCGGGGGTGGCGTAGGCGTGGAGGTTGATCAGGAGGTTGTCGTCTGCGCGGTAGATGGAGTTGTAGAGGACCGTGCGGTGTAGGCGGACCTCTACGCCTTCGGTGGCCTGGAGCGGTTCGTAGAGTTTGATGGCGTTCTTGATGCGGGCGATCATGAGGTCGGGGCCGATGCCTTCGTCTGCTCCGCGGGCGGTGACGTGGGGGCTGGTGGGGTCGCCGAGCATGATGCGGACCTGGGCGCCGGCTTGGGCTCGTTCGGTGATGATCTGGAGGATGCCGGCGTTCTCGGCGAGGAACAGGCCGCTGTAGACCAGGATGTCAATCTGGTGGCGGGCGGAGGCGAAGAGCTGGCGCCAGAGGGGCTGGGGGACTGTCCAGCGGTGGGGGTAGACGGCTTTGATGTCCCGTCCGATGGGGCGCTGCGGTTTGGCGGCTTCGGGCGCGGTCCTGGTCGCCGTGTCGATGCTCGAACGCCGCTCGTCCGTACCCCGTCCCATGCCGTCTACGGTTCCGTCCTCGGTGACGGCCACCTCGTCCCCGTCCTCAACGGCATCCGTCCCATCGTCCTTGACGGCCCCGGCGCTCGTCCCAGGCCACCAGGACGGCCAAGACGAGCCATCAGGACCGTCTCCGGAACTGCTCGACTACGCCCGCAAGGTCGCCACCGACCACCAGGCCCAGCACCACAAACCGATCAGCAGGGACGCCCTGCGCGCCCGACTCGGCGTGTCCAACCAGCTCGCATCCGACCTGCTCCGCCACCTGGGAACCGCGAACGTATCGACCTGACCACCTGACGAAGGGGGAACACCACATGACCTATGACCGGACCGCCTACATCTCCGGCCTTCGCGACCTGGCCGACTTCCTCGACACCAACCCCGGCTTCCCCACCCCCTGCCAGGCCGTCACCGCCTACTACATGCCCGAGCGCGCCACCGACGATCAGATGCGTGAGGAAGTCGACAAGATCGCCGCCTACCTGGGCAGCGAGGTAGACCCCAACGGGATACCCGGCGGCCACTACCGCACCTCGATCCGATTCGGCCCTGTCGAGTACCGTGCCGCGGCCGTCCTGGCCAAGGTTCGCGCCCGCTTCACCGCAGAAACGAGTTACGCCGGATGCGTTATCCCCGACAGCCCTGATGAGTGAGAGCGACCTGGCGTATGAGGTGATCGTCATCCGCTACCGCTGCTGTACCTGCAACGGCACCGGACTCGACAGCCTCGGCGCCACCTGCGCCGACTGCTTCGGCACCGGCATCGACGACCACGGGGCATAGCCCCGGCGCCCCCGGCCTGGCCGCACATCCGCCAAGACACACGCCAGGTCGGGGGCCATCCCTCCACCCGAACGAGTGAAAGGAGGACTCCATCTTGCCCGCAACATCCATTGCCCCGCACGCCATCGCAGGGATGATCGCCCGCCTCGACGCACCCGACTACGACCGGTGGGCCGCCCAGATCCGCAGGACCGGGGGATGCCGCCAACCCATCAACATACGCGGCACCGTCACCCACGTCGACCCCGCCACCGGCAAGCGCCTGCACACCTACACCACGCACACCGAACCCGGCGGCATCCTGCGCCTGCCCTGTAAGACCCGCCGAGCCAGCCGCTGCCCTGCCTGCGCCAAGACCTACCGTG includes these proteins:
- a CDS encoding XRE family transcriptional regulator, coding for MAVTEDGTVDGMGRGTDERRSSIDTATRTAPEAAKPQRPIGRDIKAVYPHRWTVPQPLWRQLFASARHQIDILVYSGLFLAENAGILQIITERAQAGAQVRIMLGDPTSPHVTARGADEGIGPDLMIARIKNAIKLYEPLQATEGVEVRLHRTVLYNSIYRADDNLLINLHAYATPAAQAPVMHIQASDDTSTATTYLTSIDHTWARAAPFGQADDQGT